From the genome of Mesorhizobium japonicum MAFF 303099, one region includes:
- the sctV gene encoding type III secretion system export apparatus subunit SctV: MANVLRKFINRSPANPDLMVALMLLLAIAMMVMPIPIVVVDALIGFNMGLAILLMMVALYVSTPLDLSSLPGIILLSTVFRLALTVATTRLILAEGEAGAIIHTFGDFVISGNIVVGFVIFLVVTMVQFMVLAKGAERVAEVAARFTLDALPGKQMAVDAELRNGHIDANESRRRRAALEKESQLYGAMDGAMKFVKGDSIAGLVVIFINMLGGISIGLLSKGMSFGDVLHHYTLLTIGDALISQIPALLLSITAATVVTRVTGAARVNLGTEIVNQITASKRPVRVAACVLVLMGFVPGFPLPVFLVLAAIFAAISFVKGDVVDTTSAGDTQKQTAPAQECPIAFFLAPDLMHAIEQVELQQEIARVSQLLSADLGIVVPPIPVTVDQQLLESQFRIDIEGVPVEQGVFDPSQLMLKDDVANIESSGIPYRRDPKTDRLVADQSHAPALKSAGITHYGPGEFLALRLHTALTRFAPRLIGIQETRQLIGRMEKDYSDLVKEVLRTTPIPRIADVLRRLLDEGIPIRHTRLLLEGLAEWSEREPNVALLTEYIRSGLKRQICHRYANTEGIVPALVVERQSEDVMRNAVRDSAAGPHLVLEDRQSEALLSQVRQILSNTAPGQTRPVVLTSTDIRRFVRGFFTRNGIDVAVLSYQDIASDFTVKPAGSVKFPHGLISGLSE; this comes from the coding sequence ATGGCCAACGTCCTGCGTAAGTTCATCAACCGTTCGCCGGCCAACCCGGACCTGATGGTCGCGTTGATGCTGCTTCTGGCTATCGCTATGATGGTCATGCCTATCCCGATCGTGGTGGTCGACGCGCTGATAGGATTCAATATGGGACTGGCCATCCTGCTGATGATGGTTGCCCTGTATGTCAGTACTCCACTTGATCTTTCCTCTTTGCCCGGCATCATTTTGCTTTCCACGGTGTTCCGCCTGGCGCTCACCGTCGCAACGACGCGCCTGATCCTGGCCGAGGGGGAGGCAGGCGCCATCATCCATACGTTCGGCGATTTCGTGATCTCGGGCAATATCGTGGTCGGTTTCGTCATATTTCTGGTCGTCACCATGGTACAATTCATGGTCCTCGCGAAGGGCGCCGAACGCGTGGCCGAAGTGGCGGCGCGCTTCACGCTCGACGCTCTGCCGGGTAAGCAAATGGCGGTCGACGCAGAGCTACGCAACGGCCACATCGATGCCAACGAATCTCGCAGGCGACGCGCCGCATTGGAGAAGGAAAGCCAACTTTACGGCGCGATGGATGGCGCGATGAAGTTTGTGAAGGGCGATTCCATCGCCGGACTGGTGGTTATCTTCATCAACATGCTGGGTGGGATATCGATCGGCCTGCTCTCGAAGGGCATGTCCTTCGGCGATGTGCTGCATCACTATACTCTGCTAACGATAGGCGATGCATTGATATCGCAGATTCCGGCCCTGCTGCTATCAATTACAGCGGCGACCGTCGTCACTCGTGTCACGGGGGCGGCGAGGGTCAACCTTGGTACCGAAATAGTGAATCAGATCACTGCCAGCAAGCGACCAGTGCGGGTCGCAGCTTGCGTCCTGGTTTTGATGGGGTTCGTTCCTGGCTTCCCCCTGCCCGTCTTTTTGGTGTTGGCCGCAATCTTCGCCGCGATAAGCTTTGTGAAGGGCGATGTTGTCGATACCACAAGTGCAGGGGACACTCAAAAACAAACCGCGCCCGCGCAGGAATGTCCGATCGCTTTCTTCCTTGCGCCAGACCTGATGCATGCGATTGAACAAGTCGAATTGCAGCAGGAGATTGCACGCGTTTCGCAACTACTTTCAGCCGATCTTGGCATTGTCGTTCCCCCCATCCCTGTCACTGTCGACCAGCAGTTGCTGGAGTCTCAGTTTCGAATAGATATCGAGGGGGTGCCAGTTGAACAGGGTGTGTTTGATCCGAGCCAGCTGATGCTCAAAGACGATGTGGCGAACATCGAATCGAGCGGTATCCCGTATCGGCGTGATCCAAAAACGGACAGACTCGTGGCCGACCAAAGCCATGCACCGGCTCTCAAGAGTGCCGGCATCACACATTACGGTCCTGGCGAATTCCTCGCCTTGCGCCTCCATACAGCGTTGACCCGTTTCGCACCCCGATTGATCGGTATTCAAGAGACCCGACAATTGATAGGCCGAATGGAGAAGGACTATTCTGATCTGGTCAAGGAGGTGCTGCGCACGACGCCAATACCTCGGATTGCGGATGTGCTGCGCCGGCTCCTGGATGAAGGAATCCCGATCCGCCACACCCGCCTTCTCTTAGAAGGATTGGCGGAATGGAGCGAACGTGAGCCAAACGTTGCCCTGCTCACGGAATATATTCGTTCTGGTTTGAAGCGTCAGATCTGTCACCGCTATGCCAACACAGAGGGCATCGTGCCCGCCTTGGTCGTCGAACGCCAGAGTGAGGATGTGATGCGCAATGCAGTTCGAGATTCGGCTGCAGGACCCCACCTCGTACTAGAGGACCGGCAAAGCGAAGCGCTGCTGTCACAGGTACGTCAGATCCTTTCGAACACAGCACCGGGTCAGACCCGCCCTGTCGTTTTAACCTCAACGGACATCCGACGCTTCGTCCGCGGCTTTTTCACCAGAAACGGGATCGATGTTGCCGTGCTGTCTTATCAAGATATCGCCTCCGACTTTACAGTTAAACCCGCCGGGTCCGTCAAATTCCCGCATGGATTGATCAGTGGGCTGTCAGAGTAA
- a CDS encoding tetratricopeptide repeat protein: MNSHQNTDGRAFRNSLFFSVLAMLPLGGCASLDKPALSVRETSSPELLNANQIDPAMRERILSAVGQDAQERALRDELTQHPDNVDAAIRLTNALVAQKRPHEALQVLDRLLVAAPGNLRALNAKGVILDLEGRHDAAQVLYRQALETEPGNQMVQHNLDLSLAF; this comes from the coding sequence ATGAATTCACACCAGAATACAGACGGCCGAGCATTTAGGAACTCACTTTTCTTCTCTGTACTCGCCATGCTGCCTCTCGGCGGTTGCGCCAGCTTGGACAAGCCTGCTCTTTCAGTGAGGGAGACGTCATCCCCAGAGCTGCTCAACGCCAACCAAATCGACCCGGCTATGCGAGAACGCATTTTGAGCGCGGTCGGCCAGGATGCACAAGAGCGGGCTCTGCGGGATGAGTTGACGCAGCACCCAGACAATGTCGATGCGGCGATCCGTCTTACGAATGCTTTGGTCGCGCAGAAGCGTCCGCATGAGGCGCTTCAGGTACTGGACAGGCTCTTGGTTGCAGCCCCAGGAAATTTGCGCGCATTGAACGCGAAGGGAGTGATCTTGGACCTTGAGGGGCGGCATGACGCGGCACAGGTGCTGTATCGGCAAGCTCTCGAGACAGAGCCTGGGAATCAGATGGTGCAGCACAATCTCGACCTGTCGCTTGCGTTTTAA
- a CDS encoding IS6 family transposase, translating to MSEVARDPLYRCHRFPAEIIAHAVWLYFRFPLSLRMVEDMLAARGIIVTHQTIRSWAEKFGRHFAREIKRRSAGCLGDKWHLDECVVAINGKKQWLWRAVDQDGLVLEVLVQSRRNAKAAKRLMRKLLKAQGRTPRVMITDKLRSYDAARRDLMPGVEHRSHKGLNNRAENSHQPTRRRERTMKRFKSARQLQRFVSIHDPIANLFHFPRNTLSSAQHRDLRNAAMQIWNKIACLAAA from the coding sequence ATGTCAGAAGTTGCTCGTGATCCGCTTTATCGTTGCCACCGCTTTCCCGCCGAGATCATTGCGCACGCGGTATGGCTCTACTTTCGCTTTCCGCTCAGCCTGCGCATGGTTGAGGACATGTTGGCGGCCCGCGGCATCATCGTCACGCATCAGACCATTCGAAGCTGGGCGGAGAAATTCGGGCGGCATTTCGCCCGGGAGATCAAGCGACGGTCAGCCGGCTGCCTGGGCGACAAATGGCATCTCGACGAATGTGTGGTGGCCATCAATGGCAAGAAGCAGTGGCTCTGGCGTGCCGTCGATCAGGACGGCTTGGTCCTCGAAGTGCTGGTGCAAAGCCGCCGAAATGCCAAGGCGGCAAAGCGTCTGATGCGCAAGTTGCTGAAGGCTCAAGGGCGGACACCACGAGTCATGATCACCGACAAGCTCCGGTCCTATGATGCCGCCAGGCGCGACCTCATGCCCGGTGTCGAACACCGGTCGCACAAAGGCCTCAATAATCGAGCGGAAAATTCGCACCAGCCGACCCGACGACGCGAAAGGACCATGAAACGCTTCAAGTCGGCACGCCAGCTTCAGCGGTTCGTTTCCATCCATGATCCGATTGCCAACCTGTTCCACTTTCCCCGCAATACGCTGTCATCGGCTCAACATCGAGACCTGCGTAACGCCGCCATGCAAATCTGGAACAAAATCGCGTGTCTCGCCGCAGCGTGA
- a CDS encoding IS701 family transposase — MDLQDGIETSESRFAAYVETLASVLGHADRVAPLKAYCTGLLLPRERKSVEPMAARVEPGRVQAAHQSLHHFVAKADWSDDAVLSRVREQVLPALERQGQIRAWIVDDTGFPKKGKHSVGVARQYCGQLGKQDNCQVAVSLSVATEQASLPIAYQLYLPESWANDPDRRAKTGVPENVVFRTKPEIALAQIRAALEAGVSRGVVLADAGYGNDTAFRTGLTKVGLTYVVGVQSSIRLWSPGTQPLPPKPWSGRGPRPRAFGGRLNMRRSQPRNWRKRCPRTPGTWLLGARAPRRRLPHALPPCGFGRPIATTGAPSPTLRNGS, encoded by the coding sequence ATGGATCTCCAGGACGGAATCGAAACGAGTGAATCGCGTTTTGCGGCCTATGTCGAGACGCTGGCCTCGGTATTGGGTCACGCTGACCGGGTGGCGCCGCTGAAGGCCTATTGCACCGGGCTGCTTTTGCCGCGCGAGCGCAAAAGCGTCGAGCCGATGGCGGCACGGGTGGAGCCTGGGCGTGTCCAGGCGGCGCACCAGTCGCTGCATCATTTCGTAGCGAAGGCGGATTGGTCGGATGATGCCGTGCTGAGCCGCGTGCGGGAACAGGTGCTGCCAGCGCTTGAGCGTCAGGGGCAGATCCGTGCTTGGATCGTCGACGACACCGGCTTTCCCAAGAAAGGCAAGCATTCGGTTGGGGTTGCACGGCAGTATTGCGGGCAGCTCGGCAAGCAGGACAACTGCCAGGTCGCGGTCTCTCTGTCGGTTGCCACCGAGCAGGCGAGCCTGCCGATTGCCTATCAGCTCTATCTGCCGGAAAGCTGGGCGAACGACCCTGACCGGCGGGCCAAGACAGGCGTGCCGGAGAATGTGGTCTTCCGCACCAAGCCCGAAATCGCCCTCGCGCAGATTCGGGCGGCGCTGGAGGCCGGCGTCTCACGGGGCGTGGTGCTGGCCGATGCCGGTTACGGCAACGACACCGCCTTCCGCACCGGGCTGACAAAGGTGGGCTTGACCTATGTCGTCGGGGTCCAGTCCTCGATCCGCCTGTGGTCGCCCGGCACGCAACCATTGCCGCCGAAGCCGTGGAGCGGACGCGGACCCCGCCCTCGCGCGTTCGGCGGCAGGCTGAACATGCGCCGGTCTCAGCCAAGGAACTGGCGCAAGCGCTGCCCGAGGACGCCTGGCACATGGTTACTTGGCGCGAGGGCTCCAAGGCGTCGCTTGCCTCACGCTTTGCCACCGTGCGGGTTCGGCCGGCCCATCGCGACTACTGGCGCTCCATCCCCCACGCTGAGGAATGGTTCCTGA
- a CDS encoding IS6 family transposase, with the protein MSEVARDPLYRCHRFPAEIIAHAVWLYFRFPLSLRMVEDMLAARGIIVTHQTIRSWAEKFGRHFAREIKRRSAGCLGDKWHLDECVVAINGKKQWLWRAVDQDGLVLEVLVQSRRNAKAAKCLMRKLLKAQGRTPRVMITDKLRSYDAARRDLMPGVEHRSHKGLNNRAENSHQPTRRRERTMKRFKSARQLQRFVSIHDPIANLFHFPRNTLSSAQHRDLRNAAMQIWNKIACLAAA; encoded by the coding sequence ATGTCAGAAGTTGCTCGTGATCCGCTTTATCGTTGCCACCGCTTTCCCGCCGAGATCATTGCGCACGCGGTATGGCTCTACTTTCGCTTTCCGCTCAGCCTGCGCATGGTTGAGGACATGTTGGCGGCCCGCGGCATCATCGTCACGCATCAGACCATTCGAAGCTGGGCGGAGAAATTCGGGCGGCATTTCGCCCGGGAGATCAAGCGACGGTCAGCCGGCTGCCTGGGCGACAAATGGCATCTCGACGAATGTGTGGTGGCCATCAATGGCAAGAAGCAGTGGCTCTGGCGTGCCGTCGATCAGGACGGCTTGGTCCTCGAAGTGCTGGTGCAAAGCCGCCGAAATGCCAAGGCGGCAAAGTGTCTGATGCGCAAGTTGCTGAAGGCTCAAGGGCGGACACCACGAGTCATGATCACCGACAAGCTCCGGTCCTATGATGCCGCCAGGCGCGACCTCATGCCCGGTGTCGAACACCGGTCGCACAAAGGCCTCAATAATCGAGCGGAAAATTCGCACCAGCCGACCCGACGACGCGAAAGGACCATGAAACGCTTCAAGTCGGCACGCCAGCTTCAGCGGTTCGTTTCCATCCATGATCCGATTGCCAACCTGTTCCACTTTCCCCGCAATACGCTGTCATCGGCTCAACATCGAGACCTGCGTAACGCCGCCATGCAAATCTGGAACAAAATCGCGTGTCTCGCCGCAGCGTGA